CGCCGCGACGTAGCCGAGCAGGTCGACTTCGCGATCCGACAGCTCGAGGGTTCGCGCCACCAGCCGGGTGTGCCGCACGTGACCGCGCAGCAGCGAATCGCTTTCCAGGTGGTAGCGCGTGACGCCGCGCAGTGCTTCGATCGCCTCCAGCACGTTGTGGCTGTGGTCCGGGTACGCGTTCGCGCGCTCGATCGCGCTACCGACTCGCTCGATCAACGCGACCAGCACCCCGAGGTCGTGCTCGTCGAAGCTCGAGGTCGAGCGCTTGTTGTTCACGTTGATGACGCCGAGCACCTCGCCCTCGACCACCAGCGGGACGCTCAGGAACGACTTGGTGCTGTACTGCGGATGATTGAGGCGCGCGAAGCGGCGGTCGGTTTCGATGTTTCCGACCAGCACCGGCTTGGCCCACGCCGCCACGGTGCCCGCGACTCCCGAGCGCACGGTGGTGCGACGCGTGGTGATCTTCTGCCCCTCGAGCCCGCGGGAGGCCGCGATGTAGAGATCGCCGCGGTCGGCGTCGACCAGCATCAGCGAGACGATCCCGGCATCCATCACCGCCGCCACCATTTCGACCGTGGCGTCGAGCAGCTGGCGCAGATCGGCGCGCGACGCGACCGAGCGCGCGATGCGGCGCGCCGCGGGTGTCGCCATCTGACGCAACGGCAGGCTCAGACAGAAACGCGTTCCGCCCTCCGGCGGGGTTTCCGCCCACAGGCGGCCGCCGTGCAGATCCACGATGCCGCGCGCGATCGCGAGCCCCAGTCCGGTGCCCTCGATCTGCATGTCGCTGGGGCGCCGCACACGGTAGAAACGCTCGAACACCCGTGGCAGATCGTCGGCCGGAATGCCGGGCCCCTCGTCGATCACCCACGCGAGCCACCGGTCGCCCTCGGCCTCTGCGATCACACGCACCACCGCGCCGGCCGGCGAGAACTTGAGCGCGTTCGAGAGCAGGTTCACGAACAGCCGCTGCAGCAGGTCGCGATCGCTCTCGACCTGAAGCTCGCGCTTGAATTCGATCTGGACACCGACCTGCCGGGCGCGAGCGAGCGGCGCCAGGCCGGCGATCACGTCGTCCAGCAGGTCACGCAGCGGAAACGCGGTGAGCCGCAGCGGACGCTGGCCCGCCTCGAGCCGTGACAGATCGAGCACGTCGGTCACCAGTCGGGACAGTCGATCGCACTCTTCATTGATGATGCTCAGGAAACGCTCGCGCGGCGTCTTGGGATCGTGCAGCGATTCGAGCAACGTCTCGGTGTAGGCCTTGATCGCGGTGAGCGGCGTGCGGATTTCGTGCGCGACCACCGACATCAGATTCGAGGACACCTCGTCGTCGAGCGTGTGCTGACGTTCCAGCTCGACGCGGCGACTGCGCTCGTCCTCGAGCGCGTCGTGCAGCTCGGTGCGCTCGAGCGCCAGCGCCAGTGCGTCGGCGACGGTCTGCAGCAGGCGCCGGTCTTCCGGCGTGAACAGCTTCGGAGTCGGAAACGCCACCAGCAGCCCGCCCGCGAGTCGCCCGCTTGCAAACAGCGGGACCGCGGAGATGGCACTCGGCGTCGCGTTCCACAGCAGTGCTTCGCGCGCGGCGTTCGGATCGTCGGTGCCGTCGTCGAAGTGCGGAGATTCGTGACGCAGCAGCCACTCGATCGGACCCGTCGGCTCGGCGTGGTACGGCGTCTCGACGCCACCGTCCGCGAGGATGCGAAGCGAACCGCTGCGCATGTCGATGCGCAGCACGCAGC
The DNA window shown above is from Candidatus Eisenbacteria bacterium and carries:
- a CDS encoding GAF domain-containing protein encodes the protein TMGDLATRGGLGPFSTHEADGLGVLSHAVLALRSTADLGTACTLVGEGLVRALGAAECCVLRIDMRSGSLRILADGGVETPYHAEPTGPIEWLLRHESPHFDDGTDDPNAAREALLWNATPSAISAVPLFASGRLAGGLLVAFPTPKLFTPEDRRLLQTVADALALALERTELHDALEDERSRRVELERQHTLDDEVSSNLMSVVAHEIRTPLTAIKAYTETLLESLHDPKTPRERFLSIINEECDRLSRLVTDVLDLSRLEAGQRPLRLTAFPLRDLLDDVIAGLAPLARARQVGVQIEFKRELQVESDRDLLQRLFVNLLSNALKFSPAGAVVRVIAEAEGDRWLAWVIDEGPGIPADDLPRVFERFYRVRRPSDMQIEGTGLGLAIARGIVDLHGGRLWAETPPEGGTRFCLSLPLRQMATPAARRIARSVASRADLRQLLDATVEMVAAVMDAGIVSLMLVDADRGDLYIAASRGLEGQKITTRRTTVRSGVAGTVAAWAKPVLVGNIETDRRFARLNHPQYSTKSFLSVPLVVEGEVLGVINVNNKRSTSSFDEHDLGVLVALIERVGSAIERANAYPDHSHNVLEAIEALRGVTRYHLESDSLLRGHVRHTRLVARTLELSDREVDLLGYVAAIHDVGMAPIAREIDRVPGPLSDAERDRLIKHPEASVDLMRPLEYMASVREIILAHHERWDGGGYPLGLAAEAIPIGARILAVVDAWESMISNRLYRPARTEPEALEELRAESGRQFDPSVVEALVKVIARDRAAA